One segment of Stomatobaculum sp. F0698 DNA contains the following:
- the smpB gene encoding SsrA-binding protein SmpB, which produces MGKESKKLIANNKKARFDYFILESFETGIELFGTEVKSLRLGQCSIKESWVDIKNGEVFIYGMHINPYEKGNIFNKDPLRVRKLLMHKGEIRRLIGTIKEKGLTLVPLEVYLKGRLVKVEIGLAQGKKKYDKRATIAKNDARREVEREFKGSVRY; this is translated from the coding sequence ATGGGAAAAGAGAGCAAGAAACTCATCGCGAACAATAAGAAAGCCCGCTTCGACTATTTTATTCTGGAGAGTTTTGAGACCGGCATTGAGCTTTTCGGCACAGAGGTCAAATCCCTGCGCCTCGGCCAGTGCTCAATCAAGGAGAGCTGGGTCGATATCAAAAACGGGGAAGTGTTCATCTACGGCATGCACATTAACCCCTATGAGAAGGGAAATATCTTCAACAAGGATCCGCTCCGCGTGCGAAAGCTCCTCATGCACAAGGGGGAGATACGCCGTCTGATCGGAACCATCAAGGAGAAGGGACTCACGCTCGTGCCGCTTGAAGTGTACCTGAAGGGCAGACTGGTGAAAGTCGAGATCGGTCTGGCCCAGGGTAAGAAAAAGTACGATAAGCGCGCGACCATCGCAAAGAACGATGCGAGACGCGAAGTGGAACGAGAGTTCAAAGGCAGCGTGCGCTACTGA
- the rnr gene encoding ribonuclease R, whose translation MTQDELLKKREQVLLKLMEDPMYQPMRLQDIAVFLDVPKSKRKDLESALDALVREGRIRVSKNGKYGKSESQEKEGVFAANAKGFGFVRIPGEENDVFIPRDKTRGALQGDTVRILIPRGQQLERREGRVLEIVARGVSRLVGYYRRENRSGVVLPDNTRFAADVVIPAGASLGAQTGEKVLVEITAYPKERGEDLEGRVLERLGKASAVGVDLTSIVRSFEIPDTFSEECLAEAVRAERQGTEELSGEVPGRRDLRALCTVTIDGEDSKDLDDAISLTELENGNVQLGVHIADVSEYVKEGGPLDREALNRGTSVYLPDRVIPMLPVELSNGICSLNEGEDRFALSCLMEFTAEGELVHSEICESVIRSDCRLTYTTVNQIITNHEPELCEHYAEFVPMLERMDVLARQLRALRSERGYIDFDFPESKVILSPSGKPIEIRAYERNEATRLIEDFMLAANETVAKTYCLKHLPFVYRVHEAPTPEKLQLLKTFVMNFGLNLKLKNGEVTPREIQKLLLRVEGTEAEDLVSRMALRTMTQASYSVDCIGHFGLASRYYTHFTSPIRRYPDLQIHRIIKEDLRRGLSEKRKEHYRAILSGVSDRASQTERRAQECERDAVKYKKCEYMEGHINEIYEGIISGVTRYGIYVELKNTVDGMIRVSELRDDHYQYNEEKAELVGEFTKKRYRLGEPLRVRVTGADRLIRTVDFLPEPPLPSADED comes from the coding sequence ATGACCCAAGATGAATTGTTAAAGAAGAGAGAGCAGGTATTGCTCAAGCTGATGGAAGATCCCATGTACCAGCCCATGCGCCTGCAGGACATTGCGGTCTTTTTGGATGTGCCGAAATCCAAGCGGAAGGACTTGGAGAGCGCGCTCGATGCGCTTGTTCGGGAGGGGCGTATCCGCGTCTCGAAAAACGGCAAATACGGTAAGTCCGAGAGTCAGGAAAAAGAGGGCGTTTTCGCGGCAAATGCGAAGGGCTTCGGCTTTGTGCGCATCCCGGGCGAGGAGAACGATGTCTTTATTCCCCGCGATAAGACGAGAGGGGCGCTGCAGGGAGATACGGTACGCATACTGATTCCGCGCGGCCAGCAGCTGGAGCGCCGCGAGGGGCGCGTCTTGGAAATTGTGGCGCGCGGCGTGAGCCGTCTGGTGGGTTATTACCGGAGAGAGAACAGAAGCGGCGTGGTATTGCCGGACAATACCCGCTTTGCGGCGGATGTCGTCATACCCGCGGGGGCTTCCCTCGGCGCGCAGACCGGCGAAAAGGTGCTGGTGGAGATTACGGCCTACCCGAAGGAGAGAGGCGAAGATTTAGAGGGGCGTGTATTGGAACGCCTCGGCAAGGCGAGTGCAGTCGGTGTGGATCTCACCTCGATTGTGCGAAGCTTTGAAATTCCGGATACCTTCTCGGAGGAATGTCTCGCGGAAGCGGTGCGCGCGGAGCGGCAGGGCACGGAGGAACTCAGCGGCGAAGTTCCGGGACGGCGCGATTTGAGAGCACTCTGTACCGTGACCATAGACGGCGAGGACTCAAAAGACTTGGACGATGCGATCTCCCTCACCGAACTGGAGAACGGAAACGTACAGCTCGGCGTCCACATCGCGGATGTCAGCGAATATGTGAAAGAGGGCGGCCCCCTGGACCGCGAGGCCTTAAACCGCGGCACGAGCGTATACCTCCCGGACCGCGTGATTCCCATGCTGCCGGTGGAACTCTCGAACGGCATCTGCTCGCTGAATGAGGGCGAGGATCGCTTTGCGCTTTCCTGCCTCATGGAGTTTACGGCAGAGGGAGAGCTTGTGCACAGCGAAATCTGCGAGTCCGTGATTCGCTCCGATTGCCGCCTCACCTACACGACGGTCAACCAGATCATCACGAACCATGAGCCCGAGCTCTGTGAACACTATGCCGAGTTTGTGCCCATGCTGGAGCGCATGGACGTGCTGGCAAGACAGCTTCGCGCCCTGCGCAGCGAGAGAGGCTATATCGACTTCGATTTCCCGGAGAGCAAGGTGATTTTAAGTCCTTCCGGAAAGCCGATTGAGATTCGTGCCTACGAGCGCAACGAGGCAACCCGCCTCATTGAGGACTTCATGCTCGCGGCAAATGAGACCGTTGCGAAAACCTACTGTCTCAAGCACCTTCCGTTTGTGTACCGCGTTCACGAGGCGCCCACCCCGGAGAAGTTACAGCTCTTAAAGACCTTTGTCATGAACTTCGGCTTGAACTTAAAGTTAAAGAACGGCGAGGTGACCCCGCGGGAAATTCAGAAACTCCTGCTCCGCGTCGAGGGCACCGAGGCAGAGGATCTTGTGAGCCGCATGGCGCTGCGCACCATGACTCAGGCCAGCTATTCGGTGGACTGTATCGGTCATTTCGGCCTTGCTTCCCGCTATTACACGCACTTTACCTCCCCGATACGGCGCTATCCGGATCTCCAGATTCACCGCATCATCAAGGAGGATTTGCGCCGCGGTCTCAGCGAAAAGCGGAAGGAGCACTACCGCGCAATCCTGTCCGGTGTTTCGGACCGTGCAAGTCAGACCGAGCGGAGAGCGCAGGAATGTGAGCGCGATGCGGTCAAGTACAAGAAGTGTGAGTACATGGAAGGCCACATCAACGAGATTTACGAGGGTATCATCAGCGGGGTAACGCGCTACGGCATCTACGTGGAATTGAAGAACACCGTGGACGGCATGATACGGGTGTCCGAACTCCGGGACGATCACTATCAGTACAATGAGGAGAAGGCGGAACTTGTGGGCGAGTTTACGAAAAAGCGCTACCGCCTCGGCGAGCCGCTCCGCGTTCGTGTGACCGGGGCAGACCGCCTCATACGCACCGTGGACTTCCTGCCGGAGCCGCCCCTGCCCTCGGCGGACGAGGATTAA
- the secG gene encoding preprotein translocase subunit SecG, translating into MIILNRVLSIFFVIVCVFLSGVVLMQEGKDQGLGAIGGIADSYWGKIRGRSVEGTLEKLTAAAAVLFLILAFALNLIK; encoded by the coding sequence ATGATTATACTGAACAGAGTTTTATCGATTTTCTTTGTTATTGTCTGCGTGTTTCTCTCCGGTGTCGTTTTGATGCAGGAGGGAAAAGATCAGGGACTCGGTGCAATCGGCGGTATCGCGGATTCTTACTGGGGCAAGATTCGCGGACGCTCGGTGGAGGGAACACTGGAAAAGCTCACGGCAGCTGCGGCGGTGCTGTTCCTCATCCTTGCATTTGCACTGAACTTGATAAAATAA
- the ahpC gene encoding alkyl hydroperoxide reductase subunit C, producing the protein MSLIGKEIGDFSAQAFQNNSFKTVNREDLRGKWSVFFFYPADFTFVCPTELEDLENNYAAFQKAGCEIYSVSCDTHFVHKAWHDHSEKISKITYPMLADPTQALARDFEVLIPEAGLAERGTFIVDPDLKIVAYEVNAGNVGRNAEELLRKVQACQFVREHGDEVCPAKWTPGAETLKPSLDLVGAL; encoded by the coding sequence ATGTCTCTTATCGGCAAGGAAATCGGCGATTTCAGCGCACAGGCATTCCAGAACAACAGCTTTAAGACCGTGAACCGCGAGGATCTCCGCGGCAAGTGGAGTGTCTTCTTCTTCTACCCGGCGGACTTCACCTTTGTCTGCCCGACCGAGCTCGAGGACCTCGAGAACAACTACGCAGCGTTTCAGAAGGCAGGCTGCGAGATCTACTCGGTCTCCTGCGACACCCACTTCGTTCACAAGGCTTGGCACGACCACTCCGAGAAGATTTCTAAGATCACCTATCCCATGCTCGCAGACCCGACCCAGGCGCTGGCACGCGACTTTGAGGTCCTGATTCCGGAGGCGGGTCTCGCGGAGCGCGGCACCTTCATTGTGGACCCGGATCTCAAGATTGTCGCTTACGAAGTCAACGCGGGCAATGTGGGCCGCAACGCAGAGGAACTGCTCCGCAAAGTGCAGGCTTGCCAGTTTGTCCGCGAGCACGGCGATGAGGTTTGCCCGGCAAAGTGGACCCCCGGCGCAGAGACCCTGAAGCCGAGCCTGGATCTCGTCGGTGCCCTGTAA
- a CDS encoding FAD-dependent oxidoreductase, whose product MTSAERASFYDAIVIGGGPAGLTAGLYLARACYRVLVIEKEKFGGQITITAEVVNYPGAEPMSGEALTERMRLQAEQFGAEFLLAEVLSLREEEGFYRISTAKGDFLTHGVILATGAHPRMIGFPGEAEYKGHGVAYCATCDGEFFTGREVFVVGGGFAAAEEAVFLTKYASHVTILIREPDFTCAAKVAEPAKQHEKITVKYDTEVEEVSGDSLLRRIRYRNSKTGEVTEFSPADGGSFGVFVFAGYAPSAGLLSGLAELDEHGYVLTDRNQKTSRDGIYAAGDVCQKNLRQVVTATGDGATAATELEKYISVRQRETGVKAEIQTKRAAVHTAQDSSPAAAAVQSGDTPFDSAMIQQLNTVFSRLTEGLTLKLYTDEGAVSSELRHYLEALTALSDKLTLSEESAPDPLVNGEPELPYVRVFRADGSYAGICFHGVPGGHEFTSFVLGLYNAGSPGQAVSDELRSRIDALQKDISLKIFVSLSCTMCPELVTSAQRIATLNPRVKTEVYDLNRFPALRDRYEVMSVPCFLINDAPPQFGKKDIAQLLDLLGA is encoded by the coding sequence ATGACGTCAGCAGAGAGAGCATCTTTCTATGACGCGATCGTTATCGGCGGCGGCCCTGCGGGGCTGACCGCCGGTCTCTATCTTGCGAGAGCCTGCTATCGCGTCCTAGTCATCGAAAAAGAAAAGTTCGGCGGCCAGATTACGATTACCGCCGAAGTCGTAAACTACCCGGGTGCGGAGCCCATGAGCGGAGAGGCCTTGACCGAGCGCATGCGCCTGCAGGCGGAACAATTCGGCGCGGAGTTCTTACTCGCCGAAGTTCTCTCCCTCCGCGAAGAGGAGGGCTTTTACCGCATCTCAACCGCCAAGGGCGATTTTCTGACCCACGGTGTGATACTCGCAACCGGCGCTCACCCCCGCATGATAGGCTTCCCCGGCGAAGCGGAGTATAAGGGCCACGGCGTTGCCTACTGCGCGACCTGCGACGGCGAATTCTTCACCGGGCGCGAGGTCTTTGTGGTGGGAGGCGGCTTTGCCGCAGCCGAGGAGGCTGTGTTCCTCACAAAGTATGCGTCCCATGTGACCATACTGATACGCGAGCCCGATTTTACCTGCGCCGCAAAGGTTGCGGAACCCGCGAAACAGCATGAAAAAATCACGGTGAAGTATGACACCGAGGTCGAAGAAGTCTCGGGCGACAGCCTGCTGCGCCGCATTCGCTACCGAAACTCGAAGACCGGGGAAGTGACAGAATTCAGTCCGGCGGACGGCGGCAGCTTCGGCGTCTTTGTCTTTGCGGGCTACGCGCCTTCCGCGGGCCTCCTCTCGGGACTTGCGGAGCTTGACGAGCACGGCTATGTGCTCACCGACCGGAACCAAAAGACAAGCCGAGACGGCATCTATGCCGCGGGCGATGTTTGCCAAAAGAATCTCCGCCAGGTTGTGACCGCGACCGGAGACGGAGCGACGGCGGCGACCGAGCTTGAAAAGTATATCTCGGTACGGCAGAGAGAAACCGGTGTCAAGGCGGAAATTCAGACCAAGCGCGCCGCGGTTCACACAGCGCAGGACAGCTCACCGGCGGCCGCTGCGGTACAGAGCGGCGATACCCCCTTTGACAGCGCAATGATACAGCAGCTGAACACGGTCTTTTCGCGGCTCACCGAGGGACTTACGCTAAAGCTCTACACCGACGAGGGCGCGGTCTCCTCTGAACTCAGGCACTATTTGGAGGCGCTCACCGCCCTCAGCGATAAGCTGACCCTCTCAGAAGAGAGCGCGCCGGATCCGCTCGTAAACGGCGAGCCGGAACTCCCCTATGTGCGCGTGTTCCGCGCAGACGGAAGCTACGCGGGAATCTGCTTCCACGGCGTGCCGGGAGGCCACGAGTTCACCTCCTTTGTGCTCGGGCTCTACAACGCGGGAAGCCCCGGACAGGCGGTCTCCGATGAGCTGAGAAGCCGCATTGACGCCCTGCAAAAGGATATTTCCCTCAAGATTTTTGTGAGCCTTTCCTGCACCATGTGCCCGGAGCTTGTGACGAGCGCACAGCGCATTGCAACCCTGAACCCGCGCGTTAAGACCGAGGTCTACGACTTAAACCGCTTCCCGGCCCTCCGCGATCGCTATGAGGTCATGAGCGTTCCCTGCTTCCTCATAAACGATGCGCCGCCGCAATTCGGCAAGAAAGATATCGCCCAGCTTCTCGACCTGCTCGGCGCATAA
- a CDS encoding glycogen/starch/alpha-glucan phosphorylase produces MAGVIKRLDKDTLKKEIINNLKTLYRKDVSEATLQMVYQAVAYAVKDDVIDNWLATQKAYDKADAKRVYYLSMEFLVGRALGNTMLALKEEDVIREAVEELGFDLTEIEDEERDPALGNGGLGRLAACFLDSLSTLNYPAYGCGIRYHYGMFRQKIENGYQKEIPDEWLKDGYPFEIKRDEHACEVKFGGYVATRMENGEPRFYQENYQSVRAIPYDLPVVGYGNHIVNTLRIWDAEAITRFRLDSFDRGDYQRAVEEQNLARTISEVLYPNDNHYSGKELRLKQQYFFISASLQTAVKKFLQTHDDIKKLPDYCVFQMNDTHPTVAVPELMRILMDEQGLGWEEAWEITSKACAYTNHTIMTEALEKWPIELFSRLLPRIYQIVEEINRRFLLAIEHKFPGDQARKDRMAIIHDGQVRMAFMACAASFSINGVAKIHTEILKEQTLRDFYELTPEKFNNKTNGITQRRFLLHANPLLADWITERIGDKWITDLSEVKKLGVYVEDEKSRQEYMNIKYKNKLRLAKYILEHNGIVVDPRSIFDVQVKRLHEYKRQLMNILHVMYLYNKIKDNPNMPFYPHTFIFGAKAAAGYHRAKLTIKLINAVADVINNDASINGKIKVVFIEDYCVSSAELIFAAADVSEQISTASKEASGTSNMKFMLNGAPTLGTMDGANIEIVHEVGEENAFIFGMSAEEVIQLEKNGGYNPMDIFNADQEIRRVLMQLINGYYSPDDPERFRDIYNSLLTGSNGDRPDVYFILKDFRAYAEAHERVDKAYADEENWAKMCLRNTAAAGPFSSDRTIEEYVRDIWHLKKVRVEL; encoded by the coding sequence TTGGCAGGAGTTATCAAACGTTTGGATAAAGATACTCTGAAAAAGGAGATCATCAACAACTTAAAAACGCTCTACCGCAAGGATGTCAGCGAAGCAACTTTGCAGATGGTTTATCAGGCGGTTGCCTATGCGGTCAAGGACGATGTGATCGACAACTGGCTTGCGACGCAGAAGGCTTATGACAAGGCGGATGCAAAGCGCGTCTACTATCTCTCGATGGAATTCCTGGTCGGCAGAGCACTCGGCAACACCATGCTCGCACTCAAGGAAGAAGATGTGATTCGCGAGGCGGTCGAGGAACTCGGCTTTGACCTTACGGAGATTGAGGACGAGGAGAGAGATCCGGCGCTCGGAAACGGCGGTCTCGGCCGTCTGGCGGCCTGCTTCCTCGACTCGCTCTCGACCCTCAATTACCCGGCTTACGGCTGCGGCATCCGCTACCACTACGGCATGTTCCGCCAGAAGATCGAGAACGGCTACCAGAAGGAGATTCCGGACGAGTGGTTAAAGGACGGCTATCCCTTTGAGATTAAGCGCGACGAACATGCCTGCGAGGTCAAGTTCGGTGGCTATGTCGCGACCCGCATGGAGAACGGCGAGCCGCGCTTCTACCAGGAGAATTACCAGTCGGTCCGCGCGATTCCCTACGACCTCCCGGTCGTGGGCTACGGCAATCACATTGTAAATACGCTTCGCATCTGGGACGCGGAGGCAATTACGCGCTTCCGCCTGGATTCCTTTGACCGCGGTGACTATCAGAGAGCCGTGGAAGAGCAGAACCTCGCGAGAACCATCTCCGAGGTCCTCTACCCGAACGACAACCACTACTCGGGCAAGGAGCTCCGCTTAAAGCAGCAGTACTTCTTCATCTCCGCTTCGCTGCAGACCGCGGTGAAGAAGTTCCTGCAGACCCACGATGACATCAAGAAGCTCCCGGACTACTGCGTGTTCCAGATGAACGACACCCACCCCACGGTCGCGGTGCCGGAGCTCATGCGCATTCTGATGGACGAACAGGGACTCGGCTGGGAAGAGGCGTGGGAGATTACGAGCAAGGCCTGCGCGTACACGAACCACACCATCATGACCGAGGCACTCGAGAAGTGGCCCATTGAGCTCTTCTCCCGCCTGTTGCCGCGTATCTATCAGATTGTCGAGGAGATTAACCGTCGCTTCCTGCTCGCCATCGAGCACAAGTTCCCGGGCGATCAGGCGAGAAAAGACCGCATGGCCATCATTCACGACGGCCAGGTGCGCATGGCATTCATGGCCTGCGCGGCATCCTTCTCGATTAACGGTGTCGCAAAGATTCACACCGAGATTCTGAAGGAGCAGACACTCCGCGACTTCTACGAGCTCACGCCCGAGAAGTTCAACAATAAGACCAACGGCATCACGCAGCGCCGCTTCCTGCTCCACGCGAACCCGCTGCTTGCCGACTGGATCACGGAGCGCATCGGAGACAAGTGGATCACGGACCTCTCCGAAGTGAAGAAGCTCGGTGTCTATGTGGAAGATGAGAAGAGCCGCCAGGAGTACATGAACATCAAGTACAAGAACAAGCTTCGCCTTGCGAAGTACATTCTGGAGCACAACGGCATTGTCGTGGACCCGCGTTCCATCTTCGATGTTCAGGTAAAGCGCCTGCACGAGTACAAGCGCCAGCTCATGAACATCCTCCATGTCATGTATCTCTACAACAAGATTAAGGATAATCCGAACATGCCGTTCTATCCGCACACCTTTATTTTCGGTGCAAAGGCGGCTGCGGGCTATCACCGTGCAAAGCTCACGATTAAGCTGATCAATGCCGTGGCGGATGTGATTAACAACGACGCTTCGATCAACGGCAAGATCAAGGTGGTCTTCATCGAGGACTACTGCGTCTCGAGCGCGGAGCTCATCTTTGCGGCGGCGGATGTCTCCGAGCAGATTTCGACCGCCAGTAAGGAGGCGTCCGGCACCTCGAACATGAAGTTCATGCTGAACGGCGCACCGACACTCGGTACCATGGACGGCGCAAACATCGAGATCGTGCACGAAGTCGGCGAGGAAAATGCCTTCATTTTCGGCATGTCCGCGGAGGAGGTCATTCAGCTCGAGAAAAACGGCGGTTACAACCCCATGGATATCTTCAATGCCGATCAGGAGATTCGCCGCGTGCTCATGCAGCTCATCAACGGCTACTACTCGCCGGATGATCCGGAGCGCTTCCGCGACATTTATAACTCCCTGCTCACCGGCTCGAACGGAGACCGTCCGGATGTCTACTTCATTTTGAAGGACTTCCGCGCCTATGCCGAGGCACACGAGCGCGTGGACAAGGCGTACGCGGACGAAGAGAACTGGGCAAAGATGTGCCTTAGGAACACCGCGGCGGCAGGCCCCTTCAGCTCCGACCGCACCATCGAGGAGTACGTGAGAGATATCTGGCACTTGAAAAAGGTTCGGGTAGAACTCTGA
- the ileS gene encoding isoleucine--tRNA ligase translates to MYRKVPTDMNFVAREGEIEKFWAENRIFEKSVEQREGCETYMFYDGPPTANGRPHIGHVETRVIKDMIPRFRTMKGEYVPRKAGWDTHGLPVELEVEKEIGIEGKEEIEAYGVEPFIKKCRESVWRYKEVWEQFSGKVGFWADMEHPYITCDDNYIESEWWALKEIWKKGLLYKGFKVVPYCPHCGTPLSSHEVAQGYKSIKDRTAIVRFQVKGEDAYFLAWTTTPWTLPSNIGLCVNPHESYVKVKAADGNTYYLAEALLEKVLGEGYEILERYTGKELEHKPYEPLYSCAAEAAARQHKEAFFVYADEYVTMTDGTGIVHIAPAFGEDDARVGRGYDAPFVQMVDDKGQMKPETGKFAGMRCKPTEKEIEEGAVAADPEVLKDLEERGLLFASPKVEHDYPHCWRCGTPLIYYARESWFIKMTAVRDDLVRNNEEINWVPQSIGEGRFGNWIENIQDWAVSRNRYWGTPLNVWECPDCGEKLAVGSREELAELSGDESAKTVELHRPYVDRFEIPCPHCHGKMKRVPEVVDVWFDSGACPYAELHYPFENKELLEQQLPASFISEAVDQTRGWFYSLHAESTLLFNKPAFKNVVVLGLVLDENGNKMSKSKGNAVDPMEALETFGADAIRWYFYTAAAPWLPKKFSEEAVREGQRKFLGTLWNTYAFYVLYADIDHFDPTKYTLDYEKLSVMDKWLLSKMNSMVRDADKNLSNYRIPETAAVFQEFVEDMSNWYVRRCRNRFWAKGMEQDKINAYMTLYTALVTLAKAAAPMIPFMSEQIYQNLVRTVDASATESVHLSDYPVADEAHIDAELEKSMDEVLKIVVLGRSAREASGRKNRQPLSKLYVKASEALGSFYQEIIRDELNVKEIEFTDDAERFVNYIFKPQLKTVGPKYGKQLGAIKEHLKALDGQKAMAELNENGALGFALPDGTEVKLGREDLLIESTQSERYVSAQDNGITVVLDIALTEALIEEGFVRELISKVQTMRKDAGFEVTDHIALGISGNEKIASLAETYGELLKNTLLADAIHSESAENSGDFVKEWNLNGEMVTLSVKRVVQQ, encoded by the coding sequence GTGTACAGAAAAGTCCCCACGGATATGAACTTTGTGGCGCGCGAGGGCGAGATCGAGAAGTTCTGGGCAGAGAACCGCATTTTTGAGAAGTCCGTCGAGCAGCGCGAGGGCTGCGAGACCTATATGTTCTACGACGGACCGCCGACCGCAAACGGCAGACCGCACATCGGTCATGTCGAGACCCGCGTCATTAAGGATATGATTCCGCGCTTCCGCACCATGAAGGGAGAGTATGTCCCGAGAAAGGCGGGCTGGGATACACACGGCCTTCCGGTCGAGCTCGAGGTCGAGAAGGAAATCGGCATCGAGGGCAAGGAAGAAATCGAGGCTTACGGCGTGGAGCCCTTTATCAAAAAGTGTCGCGAGTCCGTGTGGCGCTATAAGGAAGTCTGGGAGCAGTTCTCCGGCAAGGTGGGCTTCTGGGCGGATATGGAGCACCCCTACATCACCTGTGACGACAACTACATCGAGTCGGAGTGGTGGGCCTTAAAGGAAATCTGGAAAAAGGGCCTTCTTTACAAGGGCTTTAAGGTGGTCCCCTACTGCCCGCACTGCGGAACCCCGCTCTCCTCGCACGAGGTGGCGCAGGGCTATAAGTCGATTAAGGACAGAACCGCAATTGTGCGCTTTCAGGTCAAGGGTGAAGATGCCTACTTCCTCGCCTGGACCACGACGCCCTGGACCCTGCCCTCGAACATCGGTCTCTGCGTGAACCCGCACGAGAGCTATGTGAAGGTCAAGGCAGCGGACGGCAACACCTACTATCTCGCGGAGGCACTGCTTGAGAAGGTGCTCGGCGAGGGCTATGAAATCTTAGAGCGCTACACCGGCAAGGAGCTGGAGCATAAGCCCTATGAGCCGCTCTACAGCTGTGCGGCGGAAGCGGCGGCGCGTCAGCACAAGGAGGCTTTCTTTGTCTACGCGGACGAGTACGTCACGATGACGGACGGTACCGGTATTGTCCACATCGCCCCGGCCTTCGGTGAAGACGATGCGCGCGTGGGTCGCGGCTACGATGCGCCCTTTGTCCAGATGGTCGATGACAAGGGTCAGATGAAGCCGGAGACCGGAAAGTTTGCGGGCATGCGCTGCAAGCCGACGGAGAAGGAAATCGAAGAGGGTGCCGTCGCGGCGGATCCGGAAGTGCTGAAGGACCTCGAGGAGAGAGGCCTGCTCTTTGCCTCCCCGAAGGTGGAGCACGACTACCCGCACTGCTGGCGCTGCGGAACGCCGCTCATTTACTATGCGCGCGAGTCCTGGTTCATCAAGATGACCGCGGTGCGCGACGACCTCGTGCGGAACAACGAAGAGATCAACTGGGTGCCGCAGTCCATCGGTGAGGGACGCTTCGGCAACTGGATCGAGAACATTCAGGACTGGGCGGTCTCGAGAAACCGCTACTGGGGTACGCCCCTCAATGTCTGGGAGTGCCCGGACTGCGGCGAAAAGCTTGCGGTCGGTTCCCGAGAAGAACTGGCGGAACTCTCCGGCGATGAGAGCGCAAAGACCGTCGAGCTGCACCGCCCGTATGTGGACCGCTTTGAAATCCCCTGCCCGCACTGCCATGGCAAGATGAAGCGCGTTCCGGAGGTCGTCGATGTCTGGTTTGACTCCGGCGCTTGCCCCTACGCGGAGCTCCACTATCCCTTTGAGAACAAGGAACTCTTAGAGCAGCAGCTCCCGGCTTCCTTCATCTCCGAGGCGGTCGATCAGACCCGAGGCTGGTTCTACTCCCTGCATGCGGAGTCGACCCTCCTCTTCAACAAGCCTGCGTTTAAGAATGTCGTTGTCCTTGGCCTCGTGCTCGATGAGAACGGCAACAAGATGTCCAAGTCGAAGGGCAATGCGGTCGATCCGATGGAGGCGCTCGAAACCTTCGGCGCGGATGCGATTCGCTGGTATTTCTACACCGCTGCGGCACCGTGGCTCCCGAAGAAATTCTCGGAGGAGGCTGTGCGCGAGGGGCAGAGAAAGTTCCTTGGAACGCTCTGGAATACCTACGCGTTCTACGTGCTCTACGCGGACATCGATCACTTCGATCCGACCAAGTATACGCTCGACTACGAGAAGCTCTCGGTCATGGACAAGTGGCTGCTCTCGAAGATGAACAGCATGGTCCGCGACGCGGATAAGAACCTCTCGAACTACAGAATCCCGGAGACGGCTGCCGTGTTCCAGGAATTTGTCGAAGACATGTCGAACTGGTACGTGCGCCGCTGCCGGAACCGCTTCTGGGCAAAGGGCATGGAGCAGGACAAGATCAATGCCTATATGACGCTCTACACGGCGCTGGTCACACTTGCAAAGGCGGCGGCTCCCATGATTCCGTTCATGAGCGAGCAGATTTACCAAAACCTGGTGCGCACGGTCGATGCATCCGCAACAGAGTCCGTGCATCTCTCTGATTATCCGGTTGCGGACGAGGCGCACATCGACGCGGAACTCGAGAAGAGCATGGACGAGGTTCTCAAGATTGTCGTGCTCGGCCGCTCTGCGCGTGAGGCTTCCGGCAGAAAGAACCGTCAGCCGCTCTCGAAGCTCTATGTGAAGGCGTCGGAGGCGCTCGGCAGCTTCTATCAGGAGATTATCCGCGATGAGCTGAACGTAAAGGAAATCGAGTTCACGGACGATGCGGAGCGCTTTGTGAACTATATCTTCAAGCCGCAGTTAAAGACCGTCGGCCCGAAGTACGGTAAGCAGCTCGGTGCCATCAAGGAGCACTTAAAGGCGCTGGACGGTCAAAAGGCCATGGCGGAACTCAACGAGAACGGCGCGCTCGGCTTTGCCCTCCCGGACGGCACCGAAGTAAAGCTTGGAAGAGAGGATCTCTTAATCGAGAGCACCCAGTCGGAGCGCTACGTCTCCGCGCAGGATAACGGTATCACCGTGGTGCTCGACATTGCGCTTACCGAAGCGCTCATCGAAGAGGGCTTTGTGCGCGAACTCATCTCCAAGGTGCAGACCATGCGCAAGGATGCGGGCTTTGAGGTCACGGATCACATTGCACTCGGCATCTCCGGCAACGAAAAGATTGCGTCACTCGCGGAAACGTACGGAGAATTGTTGAAGAACACCCTGCTTGCGGATGCAATTCATAGTGAATCGGCTGAAAATAGCGGAGATTTCGTGAAAGAGTGGAATTTGAACGGAGAAATGGTTACACTTTCCGTGAAACGCGTCGTACAGCAGTGA